Proteins from a single region of Diaphorobacter limosus:
- a CDS encoding STY4526/YPO1902 family pathogenicity island replication protein, producing the protein MLQITDPTLKRMLLDQIVARIDAGGIDDLLQAGFSPEFLDRMRHRPARDLIKASEVPAIEFRVTIKERAITEYFARLDMMRRDAQMCEYFIRHGAAVQVVCMLWKISAEEVRSLRAQLLPPDQPLGRNRMPAPAVRDQIHARWAELEADDPRGSLRDRLYRLHQSFPDCRIDSLCRTIDEFSAEPSWPVTDFGTLS; encoded by the coding sequence ATGCTGCAGATCACCGACCCTACCCTCAAACGCATGCTGCTCGATCAGATCGTGGCCCGCATTGACGCCGGCGGCATCGACGATCTGTTGCAGGCCGGGTTCAGCCCAGAGTTTCTGGATCGCATGCGGCATAGGCCTGCGCGCGATTTGATCAAGGCATCCGAAGTGCCAGCAATCGAGTTCCGGGTCACGATCAAGGAGCGCGCCATCACCGAATACTTCGCTCGCCTGGACATGATGCGCCGCGACGCCCAGATGTGCGAATACTTCATCCGCCACGGTGCCGCCGTTCAGGTGGTCTGCATGCTTTGGAAAATCTCTGCCGAAGAGGTGCGTAGCCTGCGCGCTCAGCTGCTGCCCCCCGATCAGCCGTTAGGACGCAATCGCATGCCGGCGCCCGCAGTGCGCGACCAGATCCACGCCCGCTGGGCTGAACTTGAGGCGGACGATCCCCGGGGATCGCTGCGCGACAGGCTGTATCGCCTGCATCAGTCCTTTCCTGACTGTCGCATCGACTCGCTGTGCCGAACCATCGACGAGTTTTCTGCCGAGCCGTCATGGCCTGTGACCGATTTTGGAACCCTCTCTTGA
- a CDS encoding PFL_4669 family integrating conjugative element protein, producing the protein MATTRNKSPKNAAASAPTSQEAAAMPSIPAPVGFAFATEPNSPFSDGYSIAKEEAALAEYMAGPMSETDPLYDRYIELEDRKDRLERRKVEFDGRKGAESVVTRQEARAIDALGALVDEEVDQMTIHTKEAYRMFMGRTREPGKEAAPIIGGRRVAAALRGLWVLTGYDNPYADWALLRHEQTIDEICKRLRRETKEAESLLADLKKKGLSFSILQSAEPKVLNLGYRSPYGYAISTLIVEFDYFVRLQKTLARKTLRSDDQARQAISELTRFIRRVFNETARFDRWLTREEVKALSRSDFIPESGAEAQKRVEFASEVFGIVPSEVFTGKLHPRHSRRRTGDLTAAERHLLQTLGAHLDDIAQGGSGAGADQSDAGLV; encoded by the coding sequence ATGGCCACCACTCGCAACAAGTCACCCAAGAATGCCGCAGCGTCAGCTCCCACCAGCCAGGAAGCTGCCGCAATGCCGAGCATTCCTGCGCCCGTAGGATTCGCCTTCGCCACCGAGCCCAATTCACCGTTTTCTGATGGCTACAGCATCGCCAAGGAGGAAGCGGCTCTGGCCGAGTACATGGCCGGGCCAATGAGTGAGACCGATCCCTTGTATGACAGGTACATCGAGCTGGAAGATCGCAAGGATCGGCTGGAACGGCGCAAGGTGGAGTTCGACGGCCGCAAGGGTGCTGAGTCGGTGGTGACGCGTCAGGAAGCCAGGGCCATTGACGCCCTGGGGGCACTGGTCGATGAGGAGGTCGATCAGATGACGATCCACACCAAGGAGGCCTATCGGATGTTCATGGGCCGCACGCGCGAGCCTGGCAAGGAAGCGGCCCCCATCATCGGCGGGCGGCGCGTGGCTGCGGCCTTGCGTGGGCTGTGGGTTCTGACGGGCTACGACAACCCGTATGCCGATTGGGCCTTGCTGCGCCATGAGCAGACCATCGACGAGATTTGCAAGCGCCTGCGGCGCGAAACCAAGGAAGCTGAATCACTTCTTGCCGATCTCAAGAAGAAGGGCTTGAGCTTCTCGATTCTGCAGTCCGCCGAACCCAAGGTGCTCAACCTAGGTTACCGCTCTCCGTATGGCTATGCGATTTCCACGCTGATCGTGGAGTTCGACTATTTCGTGCGCCTGCAAAAGACCCTGGCCCGCAAGACGCTGCGCTCGGATGACCAGGCACGCCAGGCGATTTCTGAACTGACGCGGTTCATTCGTCGGGTGTTCAATGAGACGGCGCGGTTTGATCGATGGCTCACCCGTGAGGAAGTCAAGGCCCTGTCTCGCAGTGACTTCATCCCGGAATCTGGGGCAGAAGCGCAGAAGCGGGTGGAGTTTGCATCAGAAGTATTCGGTATCGTTCCCAGCGAGGTCTTCACCGGCAAGCTGCATCCGCGCCACTCGCGTCGCCGCACGGGGGATCTAACGGCAGCAGAGCGTCACTTGCTACAGACCCTGGGAGCGCACCTGGACGATATAGCCCAGGGTGGGTCAGGCGCAGGGGCGGATCAATCTGATGCAGGGCTGGTGTGA
- a CDS encoding single-stranded DNA-binding protein, translating into MQNLFIGKGNLGDSPKLKHVAGRSGDFTVASMRVMFGRYGQTEDGGVEQVGGFWREVEIYGAKAEACAKHLRKGARVLVIGEEREFTATDDDGNEVQVIKVVAEDVALQLSRIESITFTPSRARETEAAEV; encoded by the coding sequence ATGCAGAACCTTTTCATTGGCAAGGGCAACCTCGGCGATTCGCCAAAGTTGAAGCATGTTGCCGGCAGGAGCGGCGATTTCACGGTGGCGTCGATGCGTGTCATGTTCGGACGCTATGGCCAGACCGAGGATGGTGGGGTAGAGCAGGTGGGTGGTTTCTGGCGTGAGGTCGAGATTTACGGCGCAAAGGCCGAGGCCTGTGCCAAGCATCTGCGCAAGGGTGCTCGAGTGCTGGTCATCGGTGAGGAACGAGAGTTCACTGCCACGGATGACGATGGCAATGAGGTGCAGGTGATCAAGGTGGTGGCCGAGGATGTGGCGCTTCAACTGTCGCGGATTGAATCCATCACGTTCACGCCATCACGCGCACGGGAAACAGAAGCGGCCGAGGTTTGA
- a CDS encoding sortase B protein-sorting domain-containing protein: MGKTGDASRMGLFAQWNIKPRPLLFPVRVMA; the protein is encoded by the coding sequence TTGGGTAAAACTGGCGACGCTTCACGCATGGGGTTATTTGCTCAATGGAATATCAAACCTCGGCCGCTTCTGTTTCCCGTGCGCGTGATGGCGTGA
- a CDS encoding leucine-rich repeat domain-containing protein, which produces MEQQRCYAAGQSPYFCSPTFAQPADVVVNAGNRAAFLGSAYKSDKETFVGFGCVQGTGEPSGGSTSSFALDQAISESALSNELGFSIGARARYGVIDGSLAADFLSRSMASSYSVSSIYKATYFLPVEKLGSVELSPIGGSVKNAPLRWAASCGDRFVSEITRGAKLFVSVRIDFSSQQKKEEFSSKFSISGPLASANADLKKASTSIDKNAKVTISAFQYGGDVTKVTQIFAKSDESRAAYIECGLGSFDKCAALLTAILDYAGNTTTGFPSQLTTTAKPGPADLSYSVVSYEAAGIFMEYRALEKSVQSVRENLAEIFEKNFQTLTVSKRLLSGRLHPSRRGRIEQTRASAQENVDNIRGAATFCYENPNEDCLERAKNLRLAAVPAGSLALDSFEVLCIDSLLLPRSDPLKRSIAYLGGIAEEKKDIGIAVRDAEHCHQLREKLAARNSMDVSGLLRENFGIVSEFTQLRWLLANQNEIDDLSVIRDMRDLEILELNNNKVSDLSPLSGLSKLADVQLKNNNIGDLAGLANNNSVIRLLLSKNNISDISILSTLPRLTTLDLSGNLVKSLQALHQSERLSYLDIRGNPIPYRDAEAFAAANAGVKFALDDKTFGTFKEYAVKHYGVTR; this is translated from the coding sequence ATGGAGCAGCAACGATGTTACGCAGCAGGGCAGTCGCCCTACTTTTGCAGCCCGACGTTTGCACAGCCGGCCGACGTAGTCGTTAACGCCGGCAATCGGGCGGCGTTCCTGGGAAGCGCCTACAAGTCGGATAAGGAAACTTTTGTTGGATTCGGCTGCGTGCAGGGAACCGGAGAACCAAGCGGAGGGTCGACCAGCTCTTTCGCTTTGGACCAAGCCATAAGCGAAAGCGCCTTATCAAATGAGCTTGGCTTTTCTATCGGTGCCAGGGCCCGGTATGGCGTTATCGATGGGTCACTCGCGGCCGACTTCTTGTCCCGCTCCATGGCAAGTTCATACTCGGTGTCCTCTATCTACAAGGCAACTTACTTTTTGCCCGTTGAGAAATTGGGATCTGTGGAACTTTCCCCGATCGGTGGCAGCGTCAAAAATGCGCCGTTGAGGTGGGCTGCGTCATGCGGGGATCGGTTTGTCTCCGAAATCACGCGGGGAGCGAAGCTATTCGTATCCGTAAGGATCGATTTCTCGTCGCAACAAAAGAAGGAAGAGTTTTCTTCAAAGTTTTCAATTTCTGGTCCGCTTGCGAGTGCAAATGCTGACCTCAAGAAGGCTTCTACCAGTATCGACAAGAACGCCAAGGTCACCATCAGCGCATTCCAATATGGTGGCGATGTTACGAAGGTCACTCAGATCTTTGCCAAGAGCGACGAGTCACGGGCTGCGTACATTGAGTGTGGATTAGGCTCCTTTGACAAGTGCGCCGCTCTCCTAACGGCAATTTTGGACTACGCCGGGAACACGACAACGGGTTTCCCTTCCCAACTGACAACCACAGCAAAGCCCGGACCGGCCGATCTTAGTTACAGTGTTGTCTCTTATGAAGCAGCCGGAATCTTCATGGAATACCGTGCTTTGGAGAAATCTGTGCAATCGGTTCGCGAGAATCTGGCGGAGATCTTCGAGAAGAATTTCCAAACTCTGACCGTGTCGAAGCGTCTGCTTAGCGGAAGGCTTCATCCCAGTAGACGCGGACGTATAGAGCAAACACGTGCTTCCGCGCAAGAGAACGTTGACAATATTCGGGGGGCTGCGACGTTTTGCTATGAGAATCCGAACGAAGATTGTCTTGAGAGGGCAAAAAATCTAAGGCTCGCGGCCGTCCCTGCCGGAAGTTTAGCCCTGGATTCATTTGAAGTCTTGTGCATCGACTCTCTCTTACTGCCGAGGAGCGATCCTCTGAAGAGGTCGATTGCTTATCTGGGGGGGATCGCTGAGGAAAAGAAGGACATCGGTATAGCAGTGCGAGATGCTGAGCATTGTCACCAACTTCGTGAGAAACTGGCCGCCAGAAACAGCATGGACGTAAGCGGCTTGCTGAGAGAGAACTTTGGAATTGTAAGCGAGTTCACTCAACTTCGATGGTTGCTCGCTAATCAAAACGAGATCGACGACTTGAGCGTGATTCGCGATATGCGTGATCTGGAGATTTTGGAACTGAACAACAACAAGGTTTCAGATCTTAGTCCTCTTTCCGGACTTTCCAAATTGGCGGATGTTCAACTGAAGAATAACAATATAGGCGATCTGGCTGGCTTGGCGAACAATAATTCCGTAATCCGCTTACTTTTGTCCAAGAATAACATATCGGATATAAGCATACTATCTACGTTGCCACGCTTGACGACGCTCGACCTCAGTGGTAATTTGGTTAAAAGCCTACAAGCACTGCACCAGAGCGAACGGCTCTCGTACCTCGATATTCGTGGTAATCCGATACCGTATAGGGACGCAGAGGCCTTTGCAGCCGCAAACGCGGGCGTCAAGTTCGCGCTCGACGATAAGACGTTCGGTACCTTCAAGGAATACGCTGTCAAGCACTACGGCGTCACTAGGTGA